One window of the Falco biarmicus isolate bFalBia1 chromosome Z, bFalBia1.pri, whole genome shotgun sequence genome contains the following:
- the ZCCHC9 gene encoding zinc finger CCHC domain-containing protein 9 yields the protein MTRWARRSGAPGEKALAATPWEQMVAPGGRPGPLCLKKEQEKRKKKNRKKKDYLNEDVNGFAAFLRQSSAGGEAAEAAGAGLDEEVAIALKKDKRRESRRLKRQEMKKNAMVCFHCREPGHGVADCPAVLESQDMGTGICYRCGSTEHDISKCKAKVDPAVGAFPYAKCFICGEMGHLSRSCPDNPKGLYAEGGGCRLCGSVEHFRKDCPEKQNADQVTVGRWAIGMSADYEEIAETPKVQKPKVKVPRVVTF from the exons ATGACCAGGTGGGCCCGCCGGAGCGGCGCGCCCGGCGAAAAGGCGCTGGCTGCCACCCCCTGGGAGCAGATGGTGGCGCCGGGGGGCCGCCCCGGCCCTCTCTGCCTGAAGAAGGagcaagagaagaggaagaagaagaacagaaagaaaaaggattatCTGAACGAAGACGTTAACGGGTTTGCGGCGTTCCTGAGGCAGAGCTCGGCGGGTGGCGAGGCGGCCGAAGCAGCCGGCGCTGGGCTGGACGAGGAGGTGGCCATAGCCTTGAAAAAGGACAAGCGGCGGGAGAGTAGGAGGCTGAAGAGgcaagaaatgaagaaaaatgccatG gtatGTTTCCACTGTAGAGAACCTGGCCATGGTGTTGCTGATTGCCCCGCAGTACTTGAAAGTCAAGATATGGGTACAGGAATCTGTTACCGGTGCGGATCCACAGAACATGACATcagcaaatgcaaagcaaaagtAGATCCAGCGGTTG GGGCATTTCCATATGCAAAATGTTTCATCTGTGGTGAGATGGGGCATCTGTCAAGGTCATGTCCAGATAATCCCAAAGGATTGTATGCTGAAG GTGGTGGATGCAGACTTTGTGGATCTGTGGAGCACTTCAGAAAAGACTGTCCGGAAAAACAGAATGCGG ATCAGGTTACGGTTGGACGATGGGCCATTGGAATGAGTGCAGATTATGAAGAAATTGCAGAAACGCCAAAGGTGCAGAAACCAAAAGTGAAAGTACCCAGAGTTGTGACGTTTTGA
- the ACOT12 gene encoding acetyl-coenzyme A thioesterase isoform X2 codes for MARRGAAAGGDVCMCQTVFPAHANQRGELSAGQLLKWMDATACLAAEKRAGVSCVTASMDDIQFEEAARVGQVITIKAKVNRAFKTSMEIELDPVKLLSTEDQLEHTLAIERRRIRLGYEQLFQNLMRESNKEVIFEEEGAVSTDLTYVQSIELVQPPHANHHGNTFGGQIMAWMEAVASISASRLCRSYPILKSVNMFKFWGPSVVGDRLVFNAIVNNTFQNSVEVGVRVEAYNCEEWIKDQARHINSAFLIFNTVNDKGELLTFPRIKPTTKDGLRRYHGAIARRRIRLTRKCMLSAKQDKPSDPWERSNQAYVSYSNIAALTHLAAKPGWEITRTLDDIKIWTHEEGDMLSLKVEMQVKIPSHLAFSLLSDFRFRQQWDKHFLTCEVLQAVNEDEKIYYVTSPPITGHKPRDYVILVSQRQPCKPSEPYIVAVKSVTLTSMPPSEEYCRSEILCAGFQIYSDSNSSCTVCYFNQVTSGVMPYLAANLTGSSKSIEDTALECIKFLELKDSKC; via the exons CTGAGAAACGTGCTGGTGTGTCTTGCGTGACAGCGTCTATGGATGACATACAGTTTGAAGAGGCTGCCAG GGTTGGACAAGTTATTACCATCAAAGCAAAGGTGAACAGAGCATTCAAAACCAGCATGGAG ATTGAATTAGATCCTGTAAAGCTTCTGTCTACGGAAGACCAATTGGAGCACACCCTGGCTATTGAGAGAAGAAGAATCCGACTGGGCTATGAACAGCTCTTTCAGAACCTAATGCGGGAGAGTAATAAGGAAG TTATCTTTGAAGAGGAAGGTGCAGTTTCAACTGACCTTACTTATGTACAGAGTATTGAGCTTGTCCAGCCTCCTCATGCTAACCATCATGGAAACACTTTTGGTGGCCAGATCATGGCTTGGATGGAAGCAGTGGCAAGTATTTCAGCAAG ccGCCTTTGTCGTTCATATCCCATCTTGAAATCAGTCAATATGTTTAAATTCTGGGGACCATCCGTCGTGGGTGACCGCCTTGTCTTCAATGCAATTGTGAACAATACATTTCAGAATAG tgtggAGGTTGGTGTCCGTGTTGAGGCTTATAACTGTGAAGAATGGATCAAGGACCAAGCACGGCATATTAACAGCGCGTTTCTCATTTTTAACACTGTAAATGACAAAGGAGAGCTGCTCACCTTCCCCAGAATAAAACCTACTACAAAG GATGGTTTGAGGCGATATCATGGAGCTATTGCCCGAAGGAGAATTCGATTAACCAG AAAATGCATGCTGTCCGCTAAACAAGACAAACCTTCTGATCCCTGGGAGAGAAGCAACCAG GCATATGTGAGTTACAGCAATATAGCTGCACTGACACACCTGGCAGCAAAACCTGGATGGGAAATAACCCGTACACTGGATGAT ataaaaatatgGACTCATGAGGAGGGTGATATGCTGTCACTCAAAGTTGAAATGCAAGTGAAGATACCGTCACATCTAGCTTTCTCCCTTTTGTCTGACTTCAGATTCCGCCAACAATGGGACAAACATTTCTT AACTTGTGAGGTCCTACAGGCTGTGAATGAAGATGAGAAAATATATTATGTTACATCTCCACCCATCACTGGCCATAAACCCAGAGACTATGTGATTCTTGTATCTCAAAGGCAACCCTGTAAGCCAAG TGAACCCTACATAGTAGCCGTTAAGTCAGTTACCCTCACATCTATGCCACCTTCTGAAGAATACTGCAGAAGTGAAATCCTTTGTGCCGGATTCCAGATCTACAGTGACAGCAACAGCTCCTGTACA gTGTGTTACTTCAATCAAGTGACATCAGGTGTTATGCCGTATTTAGCTGCAAATCTTACTGGCTCATCAAAATCCATTGAAGACACTGCTTTGGAATGTATAAAGTTCTTGGAGCTGAAAGACAGCAAGTGCTGA
- the ACOT12 gene encoding acetyl-coenzyme A thioesterase isoform X1, with protein MARRGAAAGGDVCMCQTVFPAHANQRGELSAGQLLKWMDATACLAAEKRAGVSCVTASMDDIQFEEAARVGQVITIKAKVNRAFKTSMEVGIKVIVQDILTNVEKIASVAYATYVAKPLGAGKIELDPVKLLSTEDQLEHTLAIERRRIRLGYEQLFQNLMRESNKEVIFEEEGAVSTDLTYVQSIELVQPPHANHHGNTFGGQIMAWMEAVASISASRLCRSYPILKSVNMFKFWGPSVVGDRLVFNAIVNNTFQNSVEVGVRVEAYNCEEWIKDQARHINSAFLIFNTVNDKGELLTFPRIKPTTKDGLRRYHGAIARRRIRLTRKCMLSAKQDKPSDPWERSNQAYVSYSNIAALTHLAAKPGWEITRTLDDIKIWTHEEGDMLSLKVEMQVKIPSHLAFSLLSDFRFRQQWDKHFLTCEVLQAVNEDEKIYYVTSPPITGHKPRDYVILVSQRQPCKPSEPYIVAVKSVTLTSMPPSEEYCRSEILCAGFQIYSDSNSSCTVCYFNQVTSGVMPYLAANLTGSSKSIEDTALECIKFLELKDSKC; from the exons CTGAGAAACGTGCTGGTGTGTCTTGCGTGACAGCGTCTATGGATGACATACAGTTTGAAGAGGCTGCCAG GGTTGGACAAGTTATTACCATCAAAGCAAAGGTGAACAGAGCATTCAAAACCAGCATGGAG GTTGGCATCAAGGTTATAGTACAGGACATTTTGACTAATGTTGAAAAAATTGCGAGTGTGGCATATGCAACATACGTAGCCAAACCACTGGGTGCTGGAAAG ATTGAATTAGATCCTGTAAAGCTTCTGTCTACGGAAGACCAATTGGAGCACACCCTGGCTATTGAGAGAAGAAGAATCCGACTGGGCTATGAACAGCTCTTTCAGAACCTAATGCGGGAGAGTAATAAGGAAG TTATCTTTGAAGAGGAAGGTGCAGTTTCAACTGACCTTACTTATGTACAGAGTATTGAGCTTGTCCAGCCTCCTCATGCTAACCATCATGGAAACACTTTTGGTGGCCAGATCATGGCTTGGATGGAAGCAGTGGCAAGTATTTCAGCAAG ccGCCTTTGTCGTTCATATCCCATCTTGAAATCAGTCAATATGTTTAAATTCTGGGGACCATCCGTCGTGGGTGACCGCCTTGTCTTCAATGCAATTGTGAACAATACATTTCAGAATAG tgtggAGGTTGGTGTCCGTGTTGAGGCTTATAACTGTGAAGAATGGATCAAGGACCAAGCACGGCATATTAACAGCGCGTTTCTCATTTTTAACACTGTAAATGACAAAGGAGAGCTGCTCACCTTCCCCAGAATAAAACCTACTACAAAG GATGGTTTGAGGCGATATCATGGAGCTATTGCCCGAAGGAGAATTCGATTAACCAG AAAATGCATGCTGTCCGCTAAACAAGACAAACCTTCTGATCCCTGGGAGAGAAGCAACCAG GCATATGTGAGTTACAGCAATATAGCTGCACTGACACACCTGGCAGCAAAACCTGGATGGGAAATAACCCGTACACTGGATGAT ataaaaatatgGACTCATGAGGAGGGTGATATGCTGTCACTCAAAGTTGAAATGCAAGTGAAGATACCGTCACATCTAGCTTTCTCCCTTTTGTCTGACTTCAGATTCCGCCAACAATGGGACAAACATTTCTT AACTTGTGAGGTCCTACAGGCTGTGAATGAAGATGAGAAAATATATTATGTTACATCTCCACCCATCACTGGCCATAAACCCAGAGACTATGTGATTCTTGTATCTCAAAGGCAACCCTGTAAGCCAAG TGAACCCTACATAGTAGCCGTTAAGTCAGTTACCCTCACATCTATGCCACCTTCTGAAGAATACTGCAGAAGTGAAATCCTTTGTGCCGGATTCCAGATCTACAGTGACAGCAACAGCTCCTGTACA gTGTGTTACTTCAATCAAGTGACATCAGGTGTTATGCCGTATTTAGCTGCAAATCTTACTGGCTCATCAAAATCCATTGAAGACACTGCTTTGGAATGTATAAAGTTCTTGGAGCTGAAAGACAGCAAGTGCTGA